One genomic segment of Sphaerodactylus townsendi isolate TG3544 linkage group LG07, MPM_Stown_v2.3, whole genome shotgun sequence includes these proteins:
- the ARL14EPL gene encoding ARL14 effector protein-like isoform X2 has translation MAETSSTYTKESTLEQKQQQQIERQLKCLAFQNPGPLLADFNPETREQQKKACLSMINQDCFNNTKKTVKKYDKHGQLLSNKADLCDCLEKNCLGCFYPCPKCNSTKCGAECRCNRKWVYDQVQIEAGQISRFPF, from the exons ATGGCAGAAACAAGTAGCACTTACACTAAGGAAAGTACTCTGGAACAGAAACAACAG CAACAAATAGAAAGGCAGCTGAAATGCCTGGCGTTTCAAAATCCTGGACCGCTTCTAGCAGATTTCAACCCTGAAACTCGGGAACAGCAGAAGAAAGCTTGCCTGTCAATGATAAACCAGGATTGCTTTAATAATACAAAGAA AACTGTGAAGAAATATGACAAACATGGCCAGCTGCTTTCCAACAAAGCAGATTTGTGTGACTGCCTGGAGAAGAACTGCTTGGGCTGCttctacccctgccctaaatgcaATTCCACCAAGTGTGGGGCAGAGTGTCGCTGTAACAGAAAATGGGTTTATGATCAGGTTCAGATAGAGGCTGGACAAATTAGTAGATTTCCATTTTGA
- the ARL14EPL gene encoding ARL14 effector protein-like isoform X1, protein MAETSSTYTKESTLEQKQQILQLANQVEHWKKKMQQIERQLKCLAFQNPGPLLADFNPETREQQKKACLSMINQDCFNNTKKTVKKYDKHGQLLSNKADLCDCLEKNCLGCFYPCPKCNSTKCGAECRCNRKWVYDQVQIEAGQISRFPF, encoded by the exons ATGGCAGAAACAAGTAGCACTTACACTAAGGAAAGTACTCTGGAACAGAAACAACAG ATTCTTCAGTTGGCAAACCAGGTGGAAcattggaaaaagaaaatg CAACAAATAGAAAGGCAGCTGAAATGCCTGGCGTTTCAAAATCCTGGACCGCTTCTAGCAGATTTCAACCCTGAAACTCGGGAACAGCAGAAGAAAGCTTGCCTGTCAATGATAAACCAGGATTGCTTTAATAATACAAAGAA AACTGTGAAGAAATATGACAAACATGGCCAGCTGCTTTCCAACAAAGCAGATTTGTGTGACTGCCTGGAGAAGAACTGCTTGGGCTGCttctacccctgccctaaatgcaATTCCACCAAGTGTGGGGCAGAGTGTCGCTGTAACAGAAAATGGGTTTATGATCAGGTTCAGATAGAGGCTGGACAAATTAGTAGATTTCCATTTTGA